From a region of the Streptomyces tirandamycinicus genome:
- the purM gene encoding phosphoribosylformylglycinamidine cyclo-ligase: MSETGASYAAAGVDIEAGDRAVELMKEWVKKTRRPEVLGGIGGFAGLFDASALKRYQRPLLASATDGVGTKVDLARRMGVYDTIGHDLVGMVMDDIVVCGAEPLFMTDYICVGKVHPERVAAVVKGIAEGCVLAGCALVGGETAEHPGLLGPDDFDVAGAGTGVVEADRLLGAERIRTGDVVIAMASSGLHSNGYSLVRHVVFDRAGWTLDREVPEFGRTLGEELLEPTRIYSLDCLALTRTTEVHAFSHITGGGLAANLARVVPDGLHAVVDRSTWTPGAVFGLVGAAGRVERAELEKTLNMGVGMMAVVPQESVDVALTTLADRGLDAWVAGEITERGERPTGAGMVGDYAS, encoded by the coding sequence ATGTCTGAGACAGGTGCTTCCTACGCCGCGGCGGGCGTCGACATCGAGGCGGGCGACCGCGCCGTCGAGCTGATGAAGGAGTGGGTGAAGAAGACCCGCCGCCCCGAGGTCCTCGGCGGCATCGGCGGCTTCGCCGGGCTCTTCGACGCCTCAGCCCTCAAGCGCTACCAGCGCCCGCTGCTCGCGTCCGCCACCGACGGCGTGGGCACCAAGGTCGACCTCGCCCGCCGGATGGGCGTGTACGACACCATCGGCCACGACCTGGTCGGAATGGTCATGGACGACATCGTCGTCTGCGGCGCGGAGCCGCTCTTCATGACCGACTACATCTGCGTCGGCAAGGTCCACCCCGAGCGGGTGGCCGCCGTCGTCAAGGGCATCGCCGAGGGCTGCGTGCTCGCCGGCTGCGCCCTGGTCGGCGGCGAGACCGCCGAACACCCCGGTCTGCTGGGCCCGGACGACTTCGACGTCGCCGGGGCCGGTACGGGCGTCGTGGAGGCCGACCGGCTGCTGGGCGCCGAGCGCATCCGCACGGGCGACGTGGTGATCGCGATGGCCTCCTCGGGCCTTCACTCGAACGGGTACTCCCTCGTGCGGCACGTGGTCTTCGACCGGGCGGGCTGGACGCTCGACCGGGAGGTCCCGGAGTTCGGCCGCACCCTCGGCGAGGAACTGCTCGAGCCGACCAGGATCTACTCGCTGGACTGCCTGGCGCTGACCCGTACCACCGAGGTGCACGCCTTCAGCCACATCACCGGCGGCGGACTCGCGGCCAACCTGGCGCGCGTGGTCCCCGACGGGCTGCACGCGGTCGTCGACCGGTCCACGTGGACGCCGGGGGCGGTCTTCGGCCTCGTCGGCGCCGCCGGCCGGGTCGAGCGCGCGGAGCTGGAGAAGACCCTCAACATGGGCGTCGGCATGATGGCCGTCGTTCCGCAGGAGTCGGTCGACGTCGCCCTGACGACGCTCGCCGACCGCGGCCTGGACGCCTGGGTCGCCGGTGAGATCACCGAGCGCGGCGAGCGCCCCACCGGCGCCGGGATGGTCGGCGACTACGCGAGCTGA
- the purF gene encoding amidophosphoribosyltransferase yields MPRGDGRLSHDLLPGEKGPQDACGVFGVWAPGEEVAKLTYFGLYALQHRGQESAGIAVSNGSQILVFKDMGLVSQVFDETSLGSLQGHIAVGHARYSTTGASVWENAQPTFRATAHGSIALGHNGNLVNTAQLAEMVAGLPRQDGRATQVAATNDTDLVTALLAGQTDDDGKPLTVEEAAAKVLPDVRGAFSLVFMDEDTLYAARDPQGIRPLVLGRLERGWVIASESAALDICGASLVREIEPGELIAIDENGIRTSRFAEAKPKGCVFEYVYLARPDTDIAGRNVYLSRVEMGRRLAKEAPVEADLVIATPESGTPAAIGYAEASGIPYGSGLVKNAYVGRTFIQPSQTIRQLGIRLKLNPLKEVIKGKRLVVVDDSIVRGNTQRALVRMLREAGAAEVHIRISSPPVKWPCFFGIDFATRAELIANGMTIDEIGTSLGADSLAYISIDGMIEATTIDKPNLCRACFDGEYPMELPDPELLGKQLLETELAGGADAADALRRP; encoded by the coding sequence GTGCCACGTGGTGACGGACGACTCAGCCACGACCTGCTCCCCGGCGAGAAGGGCCCCCAGGACGCTTGCGGCGTCTTCGGTGTCTGGGCTCCGGGTGAAGAGGTCGCCAAGCTCACGTACTTCGGGCTCTACGCCCTTCAACACCGGGGCCAGGAATCCGCGGGCATCGCGGTCAGCAACGGCTCCCAGATCCTCGTCTTCAAGGACATGGGCCTGGTGTCCCAGGTCTTCGACGAGACCTCCCTCGGCTCCCTCCAGGGCCACATCGCGGTCGGTCACGCCCGCTACTCGACCACGGGCGCCTCCGTGTGGGAGAACGCCCAGCCGACCTTCCGGGCGACCGCCCACGGCTCCATCGCGCTCGGCCACAACGGCAACCTGGTCAACACGGCCCAGCTCGCCGAGATGGTCGCCGGCCTGCCCCGCCAGGACGGCCGCGCCACCCAGGTCGCCGCCACCAACGACACCGACCTCGTCACCGCGCTGCTCGCCGGGCAGACCGACGACGACGGCAAGCCCCTCACCGTCGAGGAGGCTGCAGCCAAGGTCCTCCCCGACGTCCGGGGCGCCTTCTCCCTCGTCTTCATGGACGAGGACACCCTCTACGCCGCCCGCGACCCGCAGGGCATCCGCCCGCTGGTCCTCGGCCGGCTGGAACGCGGTTGGGTGATCGCCTCCGAGTCGGCCGCCCTGGACATCTGCGGGGCGAGCCTGGTGCGCGAGATCGAGCCGGGTGAGCTCATCGCGATCGACGAGAACGGCATCCGCACCTCCCGCTTCGCAGAAGCGAAGCCCAAGGGCTGTGTCTTCGAGTACGTCTACCTCGCCCGCCCCGACACCGACATCGCCGGCCGGAACGTGTACCTCTCCCGCGTGGAGATGGGCCGCCGCCTGGCGAAGGAGGCGCCGGTCGAGGCCGATCTCGTCATAGCGACGCCGGAGTCCGGCACCCCCGCGGCCATCGGCTACGCGGAGGCCTCGGGCATCCCCTACGGCTCGGGCCTGGTCAAGAACGCCTATGTGGGCCGGACGTTCATCCAGCCGTCCCAGACGATCCGCCAGCTGGGCATCCGCCTCAAGCTGAACCCCCTCAAGGAAGTCATCAAGGGCAAGCGGCTCGTGGTGGTCGACGACTCGATCGTCCGCGGCAACACCCAGCGCGCCCTGGTGAGGATGCTCCGCGAGGCCGGAGCCGCCGAGGTCCACATCAGGATCTCGTCGCCGCCCGTCAAGTGGCCGTGCTTCTTCGGCATCGACTTCGCGACCCGCGCCGAGCTGATCGCCAACGGCATGACGATCGACGAGATCGGCACCTCGCTGGGCGCCGACTCGCTGGCGTACATCTCCATCGACGGCATGATCGAGGCCACCACCATCGACAAGCCGAACCTGTGCCGCGCCTGCTTCGACGGCGAGTACCCGATGGAACTGCCCGACCCCGAGCTGCTCGGCAAGCAGCTGCTGGAGACCGAGCTTGCGGGCGGCGCCGACGCCGCCGACGCGCTCCGTCGTCCGTGA
- a CDS encoding DUF6274 family protein, whose amino-acid sequence MAASTARHETRALLRAHLAAFSGYRHLTRQCPVCHRLLRLAMDPAEAVPEEPAPPSAAALGGRQTPFVTQALGSRESQEDRESRQSRADTTGTSVAAGTATAAGRTEPGATATAAEPGTAATAAGTAEPGAAEAGHRAGSGAEDPVRP is encoded by the coding sequence ATGGCGGCATCCACAGCGAGACACGAGACCAGGGCGCTGCTGCGCGCCCATCTGGCGGCCTTCTCCGGCTACCGGCACCTCACCCGGCAGTGCCCGGTCTGCCATCGGCTGCTGCGCCTCGCCATGGACCCGGCGGAGGCCGTGCCGGAAGAGCCCGCTCCGCCGTCCGCCGCGGCCCTGGGGGGCCGTCAGACGCCTTTCGTCACGCAGGCCCTGGGGAGCCGGGAGAGCCAGGAAGACCGGGAGAGCCGGCAGAGCCGGGCGGACACGACGGGAACGTCGGTCGCGGCGGGCACCGCGACGGCGGCGGGCAGGACGGAACCGGGCGCCACGGCGACGGCGGCGGAACCCGGCACCGCGGCGACGGCGGCGGGCACGGCGGAACCGGGCGCGGCGGAAGCCGGGCACCGTGCCGGCTCCGGGGCCGAAGACCCCGTCCGTCCATGA
- a CDS encoding DUF3073 domain-containing protein: protein MGRGRAKAKQTKVARQLKYNSGGTDLSRLASELGASTSSQPPNAEPFEDDEDDDPYARYAEMYNDEEDEDEESGPSSQRRGA, encoded by the coding sequence ATGGGGCGCGGCCGGGCCAAGGCCAAGCAGACGAAGGTCGCCCGCCAGCTGAAGTACAACAGCGGTGGGACGGATCTCTCACGTCTGGCCAGCGAGCTGGGCGCATCGACTTCGAGTCAACCGCCGAACGCGGAGCCGTTCGAGGACGACGAGGACGACGACCCGTACGCCCGCTACGCGGAGATGTACAACGACGAGGAGGACGAGGACGAGGAGTCCGGTCCCTCGTCGCAGCGTCGCGGCGCTTGA
- the bldC gene encoding developmental transcriptional regulator BldC encodes MTARTPDAEPLLTPAEVATMFRVDPKTVTRWAKAGKLTSIRTLGGHRRYREAEVRALLAGIPQQRSEA; translated from the coding sequence ATGACCGCTCGCACCCCTGATGCCGAGCCGCTGCTGACCCCGGCTGAGGTTGCCACCATGTTCCGCGTGGACCCGAAGACGGTCACGCGCTGGGCCAAGGCAGGCAAGCTCACGTCCATCCGTACCCTCGGTGGACACCGCCGGTACCGCGAGGCTGAGGTCCGTGCACTGCTGGCGGGTATCCCGCAGCAGCGCAGCGAGGCCTGA
- a CDS encoding Leu/Phe/Val dehydrogenase, translating to MTDVTDGVLHTLFHSDQGGHEQVVLCQDRASGLKAVIAIHSTALGPALGGTRFYPYASEEAAVADALNLSRGMSYKNAMAGLDHGGGKAVIIGDPERIKSEELLLAYGRFVASLGGRYVTACDVGTYVADMDVVARECRWTTGRSPENGGAGDSSVLTAYGVFQGMRASAQAEWGDPTLHGRTVGVAGVGKVGHYLVEHLLEDGAEVVVTDVREESVRRITDRFPQVRVARDTDELIRTEGLDIYAPCALGGALDDETVPVLTARIVCGAANNQLAHPGVEKDLADRRILYAPDYVVNAGGVIQVADELHGFDFDRCKAKASRIFDTTLAIFARAKEDGIPPAAAADRIAEQRIAEARRR from the coding sequence GTGACCGATGTGACCGACGGCGTCCTGCACACCCTGTTCCACTCGGACCAGGGCGGACATGAGCAAGTCGTGCTCTGCCAGGACCGCGCCAGTGGTTTGAAGGCCGTCATCGCCATCCACTCGACCGCTCTGGGCCCCGCCCTCGGCGGCACCCGCTTCTACCCGTACGCCTCCGAGGAAGCGGCCGTCGCCGACGCGCTGAACCTCTCCCGGGGGATGTCGTACAAGAACGCCATGGCCGGCCTCGACCACGGCGGCGGCAAGGCCGTGATCATCGGGGATCCCGAGCGGATCAAGTCCGAGGAGCTGCTGCTGGCCTACGGCCGGTTCGTGGCGTCCCTCGGCGGCCGTTACGTCACGGCCTGCGACGTCGGCACGTACGTGGCCGACATGGACGTGGTGGCCCGCGAGTGCCGCTGGACCACCGGCCGCTCCCCCGAGAACGGCGGCGCCGGCGACTCCTCCGTCCTCACCGCCTACGGCGTGTTCCAGGGCATGCGTGCCTCCGCGCAAGCCGAGTGGGGCGACCCCACACTGCACGGCCGCACGGTCGGTGTCGCGGGTGTCGGCAAGGTCGGCCACTACCTGGTCGAGCACCTGCTGGAGGACGGCGCCGAGGTCGTGGTCACCGATGTGCGCGAGGAGTCGGTGCGGCGGATCACCGACAGGTTCCCGCAGGTGCGGGTGGCCCGGGACACCGACGAGCTCATCCGCACCGAGGGGCTGGACATCTACGCCCCCTGTGCCCTCGGCGGCGCGCTGGACGACGAGACCGTGCCCGTGCTGACCGCCCGGATCGTGTGCGGCGCGGCCAACAACCAGCTCGCCCACCCGGGCGTCGAGAAGGACCTCGCCGACCGCCGCATCCTCTACGCCCCCGACTACGTGGTGAACGCGGGTGGGGTGATCCAGGTCGCCGACGAGCTGCACGGGTTCGACTTCGACCGCTGCAAGGCGAAGGCGTCGAGGATCTTCGACACCACGCTGGCGATATTCGCACGTGCGAAGGAAGACGGTATTCCGCCGGCCGCGGCCGCGGACCGTATCGCGGAGCAGCGGATCGCGGAGGCGCGCCGCCGATAG